DNA from Plectropomus leopardus isolate mb chromosome 11, YSFRI_Pleo_2.0, whole genome shotgun sequence:
TAATTTCTTAACAGCTTAGTGGGAagattattgtttctttttaggaataagggcaaaaactggaTTCTtgtatgcatgtaaatgtaaacactgtGGGGTTTTGGTCCTTCATATCTGACACTGTCAGAGGTTTGACGCAGTCATTTTGTTTGCTAAAGCTCTAAATTGGCCGGTAAAGTTGTTTCACACTGCGACTCAGGACCACTGTTTATGTTTGATGACCAAAGATTTCTCTCACACTTGTCATGTTTCTCTGGGGACGGCCCgagattttcacacatttaccAATATGACATTAAATAAGATGTTACTAAACTCCCAAACTCCTGAGACTCAAGGCCTGTTCATTTAGTGCCATTCATACCAACCcttagaaaaaggaaaagactcatatggaaaaaaagaaagaactacAGAAAAAGATATATAGCAATAAATCAATCATATCACACTGTTCACATTCATGTGTGGGTGTGAGGTTAACGCAGCACACAGTGAGGCATTAAAAGACTTTTCATTTTGGTCACAACGCTGCCTTTCAACATGAGCAAACATGTCAGTTTCACTTTGTCCTGTAGTATAATTTGAGTTGTAATTAAAGGATTAAGCTCAATGCTGACAGATGAAGCCTATAACAGCAGAAAGCGTTTAACACAGTGTGACCATTGTTAATGTAAGATTACCTGACAATGAAAAACACCTGCTACAGTCACTTCAATATTTAGTGTAAACCTGATTAACATACCTGTaatcatgctttttattttgtttattcagGCATGTTGACATTGTGTAACAcataccttctttttttttctgtctatgcATGTGGTTTAATGGATCAAATAACCATGATTTTATATTTACCGAACATCTTCGATGCAACAACCCTGCAACTACAAATGAACATGTTTCAGTGCGTTGGAGCAGCAGGTGGTACATCCAGGTGAACGGCTTAACTGTTCACACACATGACTTTAAACACATCATTTGCCAGTGAAACAGCACATTTTCTCAGATGTGATTTACTTTGCAAATCTGTGTACTCACCTGGAAGTGGTTTGGGAGGGGGGAGTTTGGGGTTACTGCTCGGTGTATGCACACTACAGATCTTAATGAAGCCAGCCATGAGCATGATGAGGGCAATGCCCATCAATAACACTGCCCACCAGTGTGCCTGGGGAATAAGAATGAAGCGCAAATCAAGCACAGTCATTGCAAAAACACCTCATAATATTAACTAATCATCCAGTCAGAGTCAAGGACTTAATACGTACCACAATCCACTCTGCGATGTTTTCATAGAGCTCTGGGTTGAAGATGGCCTTCTTCAGCCTGGCCAGCGGTCCGTCTGCATCCACCAGACGGCACTTCATGAACACGTCGCAGTAGCCCTTGAAGTCATTGCACGGGGAGCCGGCTGGCAGCGTGGTCACTTTCTTATTGAAGAAACGAGCCAGACGCTCTGACCCTGTGCTGCTGCACGTGTTGGGACTCACTGTGGAGATGAATCACAGACAGTCAACACAACTcatatgaaaaaagacaaaatctaaataaaataaaaaaccccaGTTATTAAggttgaataaaaaaaggtaaGTGACTCACTCTTCTCCATGCAGCACACGTGGCAAAGCTCAGTCTCGTCTTTGCCATCTTGGCTGGCACAGGTGCATGCCTCAAGACCGTACTTCTCACAGATGGAGCCGGAGCAGCCCTGCGGGGGAGAGGCATGAGGACACGCGAGATTAGACACTGACTGGTATGAATATAAAGTTGCTATAACGACCAGTTCTTCCAGGTGTCGTCTTCAGCCACTTACCCCGTTGAGACAGACTTGAGTCTCTCCGTGGCAGGCGGTGAAGTTGGCCTTGGGCTCAGATGTGGGGCACTGGGCACTGACTCCGTTACACATGCCCTGGTGAGCACACTCTGACTCCTCTCTGCACTTCTCATTACGACCCTTGTAGGAGCACTCTGCAGTACAACAAGGGCCCTGGCTGGGACTGATGGGAAAGACGTTTATGGTTAAGAACTTTCCCAAatcagctgacatttttttttttttatgaaacatcaaaaatggtcaacaaacaaaaataacatcaacatCTACCTGCAGACTTTGTTTGGCTTTAATTTGCACTTCTTGTTGTCCGCCTGGTTGGCGTCATAGCAGCACTGGTCCCTGCACTGATCACTGTAGCCACAGTCACACTCCTCTCCTGGCTCCACCAGGCCGTTACCACAGATGGGCTGACCAGACTCTGTTTtcggaaagaaaaataaacattgagTCTGGTCTCCCCAAAACTTGTACTGAGGGCTAGAAGTGTTTGAAAATTCAGAACATTTACTGTGAGAACTGTCTCattacaaaagcaaacaaacgtTGTTCTGAAGAGACTGAGATGCTGCACTAAACAGGGAAACAAAATCAAAGTCTTCAAATAGAAACAGACCCATGAGAGAGCCCGATGCAACATTAAACTCAAACAAACActctttgtcagtttgtttgaagaatgacaaaaacataatgcagtgCGGGTTTACAAGATAGTTTTCGGAAGCCTGCGTCAATAACTAATATTTTCTAAGTCAAATCAGCCAAGACAAATATGCATGAACAACagcaaacatcaaaaaatgtttttgtatgctAGTAATTTGATGGATGTTTTattacagggttcctacagcttaaagAAAGTTGGATTTAAGacctttaaagacattttttaatgccactcagaatgacatttaagaccaatttcacAATagccaaaactgaagaaaaaaagacatgaattACTTACAATTACTTACTTAGGGTTGAGGACAATTTgagtttgaaaaacattttgcattaaATATATTGAGCCTCATAGTTGCCTTGTAGTCATGCCCAAAAATGTTGGTTAAATAGCCAATCTTTTGTTGAATACTCACTTCCCCGTGTTGTTAAGGGTAGAGTTATAGCTAGCTGGCAGACAGTAGAGTCTGTGACACTAAATAGAAGTGTTGTTGGAAAGATTTAGtcaactatttttaaaaaagggcttGTTATGTAAAAATTatgcaattattttatttattcaattctggagattttacaatgcaacatcagaaaaaaacatgaataaagcaTATTTTCTGTGCTCTTATGAAACGTTGTCTGTTACATGTACAGTGTTGttcctgttttaatgtattttatgtgatGCTTTAGTTGTCATCACAGTGTAGTCCCTGCCCAGGGACTTCAGTCGAAAATGAGCGAAGTTGGTTAAATCTTAAACTAcattaataagtaaataaatgaataaaaatcttacttctttgcagtttttatgtGCTGGAAACATTTGATTTAAGACATATTTATCtttaccaattaaggccttatttttagatgaattaatCTGACACCTTTTAAGAGTTTTCAAGGATCTGCAGGAGTCCTCTGTCAGGTGTcacactaaattaaaaaaaaaaaatcacaaagcagAATACCATGCCAAATACAGTCAGTAAAAATAACACTGGACTAAAGCCAAGATTGCTTGGCAAATACCAACCAATATGTTGGTGCCTCTCTCGTTGCCTGAATTAAACCAGTAATTAGGGCACTGGGGTTAAAATCGCCCACACTCAAACGTAAAAGGACAGCACAATCAGATGagatgaaaacagcaaaacttaCCGACGAAACAGTtgcttctcttcttctccagcACCTGGCTGATGTTGCGCACGCTACAGATGGAGAACTTATTATTGTTGAGCTTGTCTCCTGATGTAGCTCTTGCATACATGATATAATTGCCCTTCTCCTTCTTGTCTTGGCTCTTGGATTCTCCTGGGGTGCACTCAGATCCAGAGTCGTGCTAAGaatgagaaagaggaaaaaaaattgcaggttAGAGGAAGAAGAAGGGACAGAGTGTGCGAGCCGAATAAATTCCTTCTCACGGTGCATAAATGTGGCACATCTAAGCAACTCACCGGGGAGCCAAAGTTGTGTCCTACTTCATGTGCAAAAGTGATATGGGAGACTTTTGGAGGTACGTGGGAGGCATAGTTCTGTACAGTGATTATACCAGTGTTGAGAGACTTCTTTTTTCCGTCTGAGTACAGCTTGCTTTTTTCACAGATGCCTCCAGAGCTCCCTGGGAAAGAGAAGCACAAGTTGGAACAAATCTTCCTCTAAACCTCAGCTGCAAAACATGAAAGATTTCACTCATTAAAGAGGGAGAACCTGATTTGTGTCACGATGACATAATGCCTTACTTTAAAACATAATGAGCGTGATTTATCAACATGTTTACTGTACATGTGTGACTCAAATGGTTTGTCATCGGCAGCAGGAGACACATAACCTCCCATGGTAAATTAAAGACTTCAACAGTGCAATATTTTCGGTTACAACTTCAAACAATGactgcagcacagaaaacatCTTAGTTACCATTTTGCCAGTCGCAGAGTGCCACCAATATACAGTTAGGGCCATAATGAAAACCTCTGGGAATCATCACATCTGCATATTGTCGGAGTTGATGTTTGAAGCTGCAGTTAGTTCTCATGACAGTCTGAAGAAATCCCCATGTAATCCCAAATACCACTGACACTTCTccttgtttcagctgcactggCATCCCACATAAATCATAATTAACTTACTCTGTGGATGCTTTCAAAGAATAATCTCATGTACAATCAAGACTGGAAGTCAATTATGATAATGTGTCTGCAACCCAGTGCAGAGTATATCatacattaaaggtccagtgtattggcagataaataatttaacattcatAACTATGTTGTAAGTAGAGTGTAATATCTGAAAGTAAGAACTATTGTGTTTACAATATCTTAGACTGAGCTGTTTCTATCTAAATATGGAGCAGGTCTTCTTCCACGGAGTGCACCATGTTGTTTAACAGTAGCCCAAAAtggtcaaaccaaacactgggtCTGGATAGGCCCGTTAGaatttttgcattggccaccaCAGCTCTCCTACGTGCTTGCAAGGCCCCAGGAACACTGCAGGGCTTTGAGGACAATATCAACAGCctccaacgctgtatccagttctctttatacatccattaATGCTCGGCACAGGGGAGAAGTGTCTGTTGGTTGCATTCTGTAACCTCACCGCTAGATatcactaaatcctacacactggacctttaagataCACACTGTATaatgctttcaaaataagactaattatgatgtttctaaATACTGATGTGTTTCAGTACCTGAGGGGGCTCCCACCCAGGCCAAACCCAACACCCCGTCATCAAAGTCTCTGTCGGTGAAAACATAAGCCAAGCAGTAATCGTCATGATTCTGCTCTGAGTTCAGCTCCAGGAACTTCTCCACGCCAATGTTGGCAAAGCGGAATGGGTTGGTCCTGTCCCTCTCATCACTGGTGGTGTTTATCTGCTCAAGAGAACAATGATGATGAGTTCAGAGGGAAGAAGAATAAGTGACCCAAtctaacataaataaaagactTAGAATCAGATTTACCCTGATCCTTTTCACCATGAAGCTGATGTTGCGGATGCCCATGAAGTCTGTGCCCTGATAGATAGCATCAATGGCTTTCACATGACTGGAGATCTGAaagaataagacaaaaaaagcttcAGCTAGAAGTGTAGTTTCCTGCACCCTACTGTGTTTTCTTCACATCAAGTTGCTAGTATTCCAGTGTGGCTTCCCACAGTCAGCGTCATTACAAATGTGTGAATGTTATTATTCCAATACAAGTTAACTTTTATCGTGTATATGATGCTACTGTTCGTTAAAAATGTGTCTCCTTCCATCAACAAAAAGACTTCACACAGGCTGTGCCAATCCAGTTCTAACAGATCCATAGTAGCATGCGTacagtgtgtgacagtgacTGTCTGTTACCTGAGCAATGACAGCCTCTCTGGTCTTGTAATACTTGAAGAAGAGGTGGTCAGTCTGAATAAAAAGCTGGCAGGTGTTTTTCTCAACCTGAGccatcctcttcttcctcagcAGCACAGGTTCATTAGAGTCAGCCTCAGTGTGCAACTCCTGGTGTGAGGAGATGGAGTAGGAAATAGtcagttaaataaaacatatatatagcATTTTCAACCAAACAGTGGCTAAATAAGTAATGTCTGGTATTTTTAGGCTGTGGTTTTTCATCTGCAGTATGTTCATGGAGTAAAACTGTTGCTGGGGAACATGGGCATGTCTCATACAAGAACATGGTGGAGGAAAACAGGATGAAATAATAAGAACAAAAGCATACTAAATGCCAAGTTAAAGGGATGCTTTGGTTTTTGAAACATATATGGGAAAGAAACatcaatatataaaaacattactaatcatatttttttgttatgcacTGGACGGAATATTTTTTCATGCAGATGTTAGGACGAGTTCAGGGGTTTTCAAAGATCACTGGACAGTGAGATTAACCTAACCTTCC
Protein-coding regions in this window:
- the LOC121950293 gene encoding disintegrin and metalloproteinase domain-containing protein 10-like; amino-acid sequence: MDLSDMLLLKVFLFVYLLNYTQGHYRNPLNKYIRHYEGLSYDTELVHSKHQRAKRALSHEDKFLHLDFHAHGRHFNLRMKRDTTLFAQDFKVDVSGDEIPFDTSHIYTGEIYGEKGTLTHGSIVDGKFEGFIQSYHGTYYVEPTERYLEGKNVPFHSVIYHEDDIHYPHKYGPEGGCADSSVFERMRKFQASAVEEPPKELHTEADSNEPVLLRKKRMAQVEKNTCQLFIQTDHLFFKYYKTREAVIAQISSHVKAIDAIYQGTDFMGIRNISFMVKRIRINTTSDERDRTNPFRFANIGVEKFLELNSEQNHDDYCLAYVFTDRDFDDGVLGLAWVGAPSGSSGGICEKSKLYSDGKKKSLNTGIITVQNYASHVPPKVSHITFAHEVGHNFGSPHDSGSECTPGESKSQDKKEKGNYIMYARATSGDKLNNNKFSICSVRNISQVLEKKRSNCFVESGQPICGNGLVEPGEECDCGYSDQCRDQCCYDANQADNKKCKLKPNKVCSPSQGPCCTAECSYKGRNEKCREESECAHQGMCNGVSAQCPTSEPKANFTACHGETQVCLNGGCSGSICEKYGLEACTCASQDGKDETELCHVCCMEKMSPNTCSSTGSERLARFFNKKVTTLPAGSPCNDFKGYCDVFMKCRLVDADGPLARLKKAIFNPELYENIAEWIVAHWWAVLLMGIALIMLMAGFIKICSVHTPSSNPKLPPPKPLPGTLKRRRAQQHANSQVQHQSQHPHAHQHGHGGHGGHGGHGGQRQPQRQPQRQAQPQRHHRQPRENYQMGQMRR